agGTACTCAATCAGCTTCATTTCCGTAATTTTTCGTAATTCATCGTGAATTTCCTAGTAATTTGGCAATTTGCAGGTACATTTGATTCGGATTTCTTCAGCTGGTACTGAGTTGATATGCGAAGGTCTCTTTTCTCATCCCAATGAGATCTGGGACCTCGCTTCGTGCCCCTTCGATCAACGTATTTTCTCGACTGTTTTTTCTTCTGGTAAGTTTACTCGACTAATGAGTCTTATTAGTTCTCTATCTCATTTTCGTAGATCCGAATGCACATAGTTTGTTGTTTCTTCTGTTGAATTCTTAGATTTGTTAGATTGTAAGTGGAATTTAGTATCTGTGCATCTGTCAGAATGACAGTTCTCTTTAAGCTTGATCATGAGGAAATTCTATCTTCATTGTTTTAGAAGTTAATGTTGTCGATAGTGTGGAATGGATACAAAGGATTTGCATATTCGCGCTAACTAATTTGAGATTGATGCATAGTTTATTGATGTTGATTGGTTGAGTCGCACTGTTCATGGTTATggtgttttgatatttttgatagaACTAGTATTCATTGGTGTTTCGAGCaataatttgttttatttttattttgtagcgTTCTTTTAATTAGATCGTAAGTTTAATTTATGATCTTCACTTGTCTGTTTAACCAAGATCACAAGGAAGTTCTTTGCATTTGAATTGCCTTTCGTGAAGTTCATTAGAAGTTAGAACGGTAGTGTGGTTGGTATTGctgatttgatgtttatgataGAACTAGGTTCTATGATGATGGCATGATGCTCTATTTATTTGTAGGTGAAACATATGGGGCAGCAATATGGCAGATCCCTGAGTTGTATGGCCAGTTGAATTCTCCACAACTAGAGAGAATTGCGTCTCTTGATGCTCATAGTTCGAAGATAAAGTGGTAAGTCTTTTTTAATATGGTAAACTTGAACTGCTTACCATAGCCCCTGAGCTCAAAAGATTTACATGCTTGtaatataaaatagatattGATACTTAGGAGAAGAAATACAGGATGCATTGTTGTGCAAAATTCTGCTTTTATTTTGGTCATCCTAATAATCATTCCAGTGGATCCTTGTAACTTCTAATGCTTAATATTGTAACATACCCAACCGACAGCAGATTCgatttatgaaaaaaagaacTCCTATTATCATTTCCTTTGCCACGTAAGTACTCTTCTAATGCCAAATGCTACATTAGCTCCTATGCTAAATATATTGATGATATGATCTCCAATTGTTACACTGTTTGCTGATATTATTTCTAATACTACCCTTCGACAAAGCTAACCTAATTATCTCCAAAAGTTGTGGAATGCCATGATTCAGGAGTGCTCCAAATATATTCAGAAAATGTAGTTCTTTGATTTTGAAGGGGAAATCCTAATCCTTCAaagtcataatttttttctgTGTTCAGTTTCATGTTTATTCcattttttgttttgttctCCGAAATGAAGCAATTCAGAGGTTATTGGTCTCAAGTAGCAGTTCTACTGCATCATCAAATTTTTGCATGATCTTAAAGTACCTTGTGCTCTTTGAGATGGTGGTCAagtaattaaaatttgattGCTGTAGATTTCTAAcaaattgatttttaaatttgtgCTTGTGATGTTTTAAGTAGTTAACAGTTTACGATAATTCCCTTTTGGTCTATCATGCTTCAGAGGCTCATGccttttattcttaatttttctattaaatGGTGAGCCTGATGGAGTTACATATTAAATCGAAGAATTATCTATTTCATTTGCTTGGACACTAAAATGTATTACAAATGGTGGGCAGCACACTTTGGTGGCCAACAGGAAGGCATGACAAGTTGGTTAGCATTGATGAGCAGAATCTTTTCCTCTGGAGCTTTGATACTTCAAAGAAGAATGCACAGGTATATTCCAGAATATGGCTATACTTAGATCTGGCCATATAAAAATTACCAACTAAAATGCATcatcttgattttcttttagtttTCACTTCAGAAATGTGCTGCTCGTGTTTGGTCTTCCAGTTTACATTTTTTTGACCCAGACATGCTTTGTTGAACAGTCATTTCTTTTATGCTACTGCAAGAAGTATATCATTGTTTTGTAGAAGCAAAGGCACAGTACACAATACTGTCATTGTGTATGAATGTTTACCTTATAGTTTGAAAGTGCTGTGAACTAGGAACTTAGGCATAGTAATACTCTTGTTATCACATATAGGGTAAAAGCTGATGAATCATTTGAAATGGCATATATGATGGCTAAAAGTTCACTGGTGCTCCTCATGGCTAGAGGTTTAAGTACTGAACTGTTTGATTACTTAAAGTAGCTCACTCAAAATAAACTTGTAAGTTGCATTCTATAGAGTGCTTCTGTTTCAGCTAAGACCTAGATTTTACTGTCCTGGAAATAATATTATCTTGATGATGTTCTTTTGGTTAGCATATCTTTACGCTCTTGTTGGAAATACAGGTAGTCTGTAGTTTACCTTAGGCTTCTATGAGTCTCATCTTCGGATACCACCGTTCTTTGCTGCCAGAGAACCTCAAGCATAGTTGTAAAAGTGTTGTTACTTCTGATTCGTGGGGCTAATTTTTATTCAGGTCTGCTGCAAAATTTAGGTACAATCACAAGAATCAGCAGGTGTGCTACATTCTTTATCTGGGGGCGCCTGGGATCCCCATGATTATAATGCTCTAGCACTAACAAGTGAATCATCAGTCCAACTTTGGGATCTACGGACAATGAAGTAAGTGAACATGGTACTTGATTCTCTATATTCTGTTTCATTGGTTGTTGTTAGTCTCTGATTTCTTGTGAATAATGTCAAGATAAATCATCCAAGAAAAAAATGTAAGATAGTGCTTGGATGGTAAGTAGCTAGCATGGCATGGACAACTATGTCACTTAGGACAAAATCTACTTTGAAATAGGGGCAAATGAGAATATTTTCATGTACTTTCTATGGCTTAATCTATAAGAGAAAACCCCCCATAAAGATCATACTCCTGTAAATTTCATAGGATCCAGTGTTATAAACTATAGATCCAAATCAAAGTTTGTCATAGATTAAGAAAGAGACTGAATTGTTTCAAGGCCCAAAGATAACGTAGTGCATGCTTATAacaaaaagggtaaaaaattTAAGGCACAAAAGTTGTTCACTTCGTTATTGAATTGCTTTTCTATGTATGTATAAAGCTTTTTTTTCTGGGTAAGTTAAGATTTTATTTACCCAGTGGAGATGTGTACAGCTCAAAGAAACAGAAAATCGACCAATCTGGACATTGTGTCCCCGAACTGGTGAAGAACTCCTTTCCTTCTAATTTCTATAATCCTATACCCTTTTACACTCTATACTGGATACTGATTCACTCGAGTCACATAGCTTGCTAGTTTGGGCACATACTAGCTCTGAAGTAGACTCTTGTATAATCGTTCTCAGGATAGCATCATCTGATCTTTGCTTGGCTTGAAAAATTCTATAAAGCTATATCTTCTTTTGTCCATTTACTCGAATGATTATCAAGGAGCAAGGGCCCTGTTTGCACAATTTACATCATGGTTAATTCTACTGCAGGAAAACAAATTCAATTGATCATCCCCATGTACGTAATTTGGATTACAATGTGAAGAGAGAGCATATGCTTGTAAGTACATAGCTTTCTGAAGTTATTAAGTTGCACTGGTCCCTTGATATGTTATCCATTTGCAAATGAAATAATCTGTTTGTGTAAGTGTCTATGAACGTGTGAAGTATATCTGCTTTTTGCCTGTATGCATGCTTGTTAACATTAACAATGTTAGGAGTTTGACACTCTAATGTGGATTCATCTTAGGacccttttttctcttttcctttttgatttttttattctaACATTTCAATTTCAATATGGAATGTGGAGAGGTACTCTTGTTTCTGCAAGAAGAAATGGATAATTCTTTTTGTTCTTTAAAGTATAATGTCTTCGACTTTCTACTTTTTGTTTCCTGCTAGCGATCATTCTATGGATACAGATTACATGAGATGAATGTCAAGACATGAAAAGTACTTCCTCTAAAGTGTATGGCTGTGgctttatgtttttaatgactctATTTCTCTTTCACGCTTCTGGTTTTTTTAATGCTTTGTTGTTTATTTCTGAAGAAGTTCCCATACTTGTGTTTTTAACATCTCCATCTACCTAAATAGAAGTATGTTACCCTTAACATGCCCAGTTAAATATGAAGATGATTATCCTCTGTGTCCTTTTAACTTTTTCTGTCGATTAACAATGACCTAGTTGATGAATTTCTCTGTCGTTTTTGGAACACTACTTTTTGTTTCtttgaagagaaaataagaagatACCAAATAAGACATCAAAGTGAAATATGAATAGTTAGTTCATCTTAATGAATCTTGTTTTGTCATCTCTGCATGCTTTTGCTCTCCATTTTTTAATAAGATTCAAAATAGATACACACAGGAGAAAGTGGTAGTATTAGTGTTCTATGTGCGGGGTAATGGTATCATGACTTTACGACCTTTATTTTCTACTGTCTGCTTAAAAGGTTCAAATTAATTTGGTCTtagcttctttttcttttccctgGGAGAAAGCAGGTGGTCAGTGTCAGTGAAGATGTGTTTAAATTCTGCAGGTCACGGCTGAAGATGAATCTGGGATACATATATGGGACCTCAGAAGGCTGAAGTTTCCAGTCCTTGACCTCCCTGGACATACTCACTGGTACTACTTTGTGGCAATAATGAAGCTGCTTACCATCTCTTTAATTAGTTGAGTTCTTGATATAAGATTATTGCTGGTCCTTTCAATGTTTCACTGCCAACTTTTCTggttagggtttagggttagAAATTTCTTTCTGGATTTCCGTTTCCGTATTAAGTAAATGCAGTTGATGTTTGTTCACAGGACATGGACTGTCAAGTGCAATCCCGAATATGAAGACTTAATTCTGGTTCTTTCTCTTCATTTCCTTTATCTGTTTGTCTTTCCTACGTATGTTGAAAGCATACTTGTGCACACACCAACTGAGCCATAATTTTTATGCTGAGTTTCCCCAGAAAATATAAGTAGTCTATCTACTATTCATATGGTTTTAGTATTAAAAACAAGTCGCGTGTGCTACCTTGGTCATTGATGTTTTGTTGCTGAAACAAAATCTTTGGCAGAGTGCTGGAACTGATTCTGCGGTCAATCTGTGGCTGGCTTCTCCTCCTTGTGGTGAAAAACCAACTTCAGAGAGGTCCTTTCCATAAACCCTCCGCCCTTTCTCCGTAAAAAAGAAAGGGAAGAAAAgcccaaaaaagaagaagcactTGAAACATATCTTCTCTCATTGTATCTCATAAAGTTTGTGGATTTTCAGCTTTGACTCCCCTAATAAGCCAGTGGATCCATTGCTTAATTCATATAGTGACTATGAAGACAGTGTATATGGTAAGTACACACTTGCTGTTGCCTTGTCAGCTAAGTTTGTAAGCAGCATTTGACTAGTCCATCTTGGTTGTAGGACTTGCTTGGAGCTGTCGAGAGCCATGGATATTTGCATCATTGTCGTATGATGGAAGGGTAAGCCCTCTAATTGGTATTTGTCAgaagaatcaagaaaaaaatatacatgCCTCTGGAAATTAGCCAGAAGATTTTGCAATCTTGAACTACTCTTACTTTGATTTGCATTAACAATAGGAGATATTGCTGCAAATGCTATTGGATTTTTTAGATAATAGGCAAATAGTAAATTTTGTGCCcgaaaaaatttaaatactaataatcttttgtttgttttgataACCATCTTTAGCTTGTTTAATCAATACATTTATTTAACATCAtggttcttttattttatatttataaggaATATAAAGTGAAGTTATAATTTTCCTTCTGGTTGCATCTGTATCGTTTCTTGTGTTGGAGTTCTGAGTTCAGATTTCAGGATGACATAGAAAATGTTCCCATGAGTGTGCATGTGTTCTTTGGCAATTTGCTTTTTATTTCTaatacatgttgaatagtctAACAGTTGTTATAAGTTGAGAACTAGCATTGTAGCTTCTGAGAATTGGCACCAAGTGTtttgttgttttaatttattgtttttccttcctttttccctgtggtggtggtggtggtggataAGCAGGTGGTTGTAGAATCGACGAAGCCTCATCTTCCAAGAAAATAAATCAGAACAACCCAAAGTAAGTATCGACTCTTGATCCACCTTTTGACCTCATTATCCCTTTGCCACTACTCATCTCTTTTTATGTTTGTATCACTCCAGTATGTCCCCCTCCAAATCTGTCTTCTTGAAATTGAACCATGTGTTCACGATGGAGTTAACACTGCTGAGGTGGAATGTAGAATTTTGCAGGAGGTCCCTTTCATTTTATCTAGTATGACGTTTGCAGTTCATTTTCATGCGTAAGCTTCTTAGTCTGCAGCTTCACTCCAGATTGAATTTGCTTAAACGTATGGCACAtggtcatttatattttccagTCACTATAGTTTATGGTTGTTATATCTTTGCACGTTTTAGAGGGTCAGAATAGAGTGATGTCGTATCTTTGCATCTTTTAGATTCTCTCTCCCGTGGACATCCGACTAGGTACTCATAATGGGATCCACTCAACGTAGACTTATTCTTCTGTGGCCAAGTGTTAAGTTCTATATTGATGACCACTTTTCCTTGAACACACGCAGAACCGGGTTCAAGTAAAAGTTTTAATCTTTTACTGCATTCGTTTATTTTCGCGAAAATATATTATCGTAATGTTCCAAAAAAAACTTGTGATTGCAGTTAGTTTTTCAGGCTGATTAGTTGATTTGTCTATcatatgcctctattgatttgGGGTAAACGTTGATCCTGATACGTGTTTACCATTTAATTTGTGTTAGCGATGTGTATGATTCGTGGATGATACAAAAACAGAAAGtgccaaatattgtttgaaaatGCAGGGGAAAAGATGTGGCTATAAATGTTTTCAACCTTTAGATTTCCAAATTGGAAATTTGTTACCCGTTACTAGTTATTGAATTGACCCAAAGCTTATCCAAACATACAGTGCTAGCATATCTACAACTTGTCAAAAGTGGTTCGGTTTCCTAGTTCAACAGCAAAAGTCAGGTCAGAAATCATTTTTAAACAAAGTAATCTTTTTTCATGTACACGTGGAGCTGCTTTTCACCATGTAAGGTGTGTCAGTAGTCACGTGTTAGGATGTTTGGTGAGTCAGCTTTATCCACAGTTTTCAGTTTTCAGTTTTCAGATTTCAGATTTCAGCGTCAGCATGTACCTCGTGCCATGTCATCAGATACTTTCTTGTCAACACGTGGTGAGCAGGGTATGGTTCTACCATTGCACCAAATAAATGATTCGTATGGTTAATTAATTTTCCTTTTGTTCAGCGTCATTGACTTTATTGCACCAAGTAAATACTTCTTCCCCTCAAAATTAATAATACCGACATTCTTTTTGTCACAAAAAGGAAGATAAACGTGATAACAGTGGGAATAGTAAGATGTGAGGATTGGAGTATTTATCATTTGAGATGCGAATATTATCGGAGTTAGGCCTGTATAATCTCCCAGCTATACATTTTGAAGCTGAAAttttaaacttaaaaaaatGAGTTGTGTTGAAGTTGTGATTTTTTGAACTAGAAATTGTGTTTGGACATGCATTTTACTTAAAAAAACATTGAAACAAAATTCAAATCAATTGTTTATTTAAAGAAGAATTACGGTGGGATTACCTCATACAAATTTTGTTAAGAAAACTTGGAAGACTTGAAGTAATTAATGAGCAACTAAGAAAGCAAACTCGAGGATGTATATTCGAGCAAATATGAGTGTTTACATCGATGCATCATGCATGTATAGTTGTCCTTAGCCTATTCTTTTTAACAACAGTGATATTTGGGGATGTTCAAATCCATTTTGATCATTGCATTACTATTCTGTTACTTCTCTCACCAGCATAGGTGCACAACAACTTTGTCCACTAGTGATGAATGTAGTGTTTGAACTATGAATTCAACTAAGCTCAATACTTTTGACACATAACgcaaaaatatacaaatattagTTTTGAACTCaatcataaatttaaatataagtTCAGTGCGAATTGAATCTATTAAGTTTAAATCATTGATGCCTGCTAAAACTTAGGTAAATAATGGAACTCACCTACTCATATATTTTTTGtctttactaaaaataaatccaaatctacccatcttatttaattgatcACTAAAATCACACCTTAATTACTGATGGTATGCTGCTTGATTAGTTTTGTGAAAGGAGACACAGGAAGTGGCAGTTCAAATAATTGTATTATGCTGTTCCTGCCTGCCATGATTTGGTTACAATTATTATTCTTTGCCAATTCCCACATGCAATAGTTTGCGTCTGCCTTATTTAATTGCTTGAACAAGTGGAGACAATATCAAAGGGATCATTTTTCTTGTCTTTACTATTTTTAGTTCCACCAACTCACAGGCAATTTTTACAGTTCTTCATCAGGTAAATATAAATATCTTGGTTCTAGTGAATAATTAGTGAGTAATACATAAGTGGCATgactaaaaaagtaaaatagaaaaatgacaTCATTATAGTATATATGCAATGAACAAAACACTAGTAACCATAATGAATTGCGAATTCAGATTAATTAGTAACCTCCTAATACAAATACCATATCTTCTTACCAAAaaaaaccataaaatatctTCATAACAAAGTCATCTTCAAAAGATAGCAAGCATTATTACATACATCTTCAAAAGAAAGCAAGCATTATTACATAcatcttcaaaagaaaataagcaTTATTGCATATTTTCTTCGTGCCTTTTTAATTGTcatgtatattaaaataattgctttaaaataattgtcaatttaaagagagaattaattattatttttccaatTTCCTCTatagcattaattattctagaattaaaaaacacatatataaataaaaattaaataattaataaggaatatattaagaaaacaatacttctaatttatttttttaaagaattatctttaattttatcatgacaattaaaaaagaatggATGAAACAttggtgaatcatatttgtactTACCATTTTTTGGGTACAAAGTAGGTCCCACAAAGCTGATTCACTATGTGAGACACGTGGCAAATCCATTGTGGCAAAATGGATACAAATCACAAGTCAGTGGACCCAGTCGGAAATTCGCAGTGAGCCCCACATTTCTCGAGATCATCCTCTTACTTTATCTAATCTTACTTTTTGGTCCCTCACAGTCAAATTATTTATCTATAAGTAGCTAAAAATTCTCCTAATTTTTCTCTACCAATTCCATTTGATTTCTAAAAAAACATTATTCACCTAACTAAACTCTCTGTTTGTCTCTGAATCTCCATCTGAACCTCACTCTCACTCAACTTTTAGGGCTTTATCAACACATTCTCTACCTCAAAtggcattattttgaacaataatgGCGGCTTCGGCTTCTTCTAGAGGATTCACAGCGCCCATAAGGGCGGCTAAGCTGCCCAGAGTTGAGGTATTGCCCACATTACGTAATGGGTTTGTGGAATTTCGAAGGAAGAAGAGGAGTAGTACCGGAGGTTTCTTCAGTATAAAGTGTTGTTGTTCAGACTCTGTAGTGCCAATTAGAGGTGGCAGTGGTTCGGGGAATGGTGTTGATAAAGGTGATGATTTTAGGTTGGATTCTAAGAAGATCAGTACTAATTATATGAGGATTCAAGCTTCTTCGGCAATGCCCTTTGCATCTCCTCAGTAAGTCATCTTttatattcagtacattttttttccaattattcTTCATTGATTGGTAGCTTGAGCATCAATTTGTCACAAACAGCAAGAATAGACGGTTGAATTCAAAGGAGAATTAGAATTTGTAGAAATACTTTTAGAACCCTGAAGGAGTAATGTAATGAAATAGGGCAAATTTAGCAAAATGGATATTGAGGATTCATGTAGGAGACCCAAAAAGGGTGGTGGTTAGTTTTTGTTATtgaactttttttaatttttttttggtttgtcaTACGGTGTCCGTTATGCACATTGTAGCCCAACTAATCCGGGTTCTTCAGGGGAGTTCTCCCTTCCAAAGATTTTAGCCGAGAACTGTAGTTAAAGAAGGAGTAGCCCCATCCGGTGCTTCACATCCTCTGGTGGTGGTTGTTGAACTTATACCTAAGGTTCTTTTGAGCTATTTAGTGTTTATTGCTATGTCGGCTTGCAAAACTGTTAAACAATTTCATATTCAAATTAAACCATTATCCATGATTAAGCTGAATCACTTCAAGATTGGAGATTGATTAATAGTaatctttttattattctaagagCTAAAGTAACACCTTTTATTAGCTTTTTAGGATGATTTAGAAGTAATGTGATATTTGTAAATGAAAGAAATTAACTTAAAATGTTATTTGGTAGAAGCTGATGAGACATCACATGGGTTTGTTTGGACAGACATTATAATTAGCCcaaatgaaaacaaaaaaaaatattttctttctgcCATTGATATGGTGTAGAGATTTGTATGTTTTGTTCTTTCCGATTCTGATACAAAAGAGAATTT
This region of Solanum dulcamara chromosome 9, daSolDulc1.2, whole genome shotgun sequence genomic DNA includes:
- the LOC129904708 gene encoding WD repeat-containing protein DWA2-like, with the translated sequence MQGGSNGIGYGLKYQARCIADVKADTDHTSFLTGTLSLKEENEVHLIRISSAGTELICEGLFSHPNEIWDLASCPFDQRIFSTVFSSGETYGAAIWQIPELYGQLNSPQLERIASLDAHSSKIKCTLWWPTGRHDKLVSIDEQNLFLWSFDTSKKNAQVQSQESAGVLHSLSGGAWDPHDYNALALTSESSVQLWDLRTMKKTNSIDHPHVRNLDYNVKREHMLVTAEDESGIHIWDLRRLKFPVLDLPGHTHWTWTVKCNPEYEDLILSAGTDSAVNLWLASPPCGEKPTSESFDSPNKPVDPLLNSYSDYEDSVYGLAWSCREPWIFASLSYDGRVVVESTKPHLPRK